A window of Dorea formicigenerans contains these coding sequences:
- a CDS encoding Gp37-like protein, with amino-acid sequence MVILATKERELGTAPLKKANCSFDVNGNKIFSVKIARCYWTDEMTFGNMVYIPDTEFGGIIGKVLTSTTLDYVELKGYTWRGRLEQKIISPPAGSDYKIVSGELNAVLKSLIEPEYDGLFIVSGKDTGISVNSYQFDRYCTLLDGVTKMLKSKGCRLDIQHRREQGVPGYVLIRAVPIEDYSDQIELSKDCGLNYTMEDIRDGVNHLIVTGKGELQDRNVFHLYVWPDGTIKKMQYYKGLDEISQVYENTSTETDQLEEQSVKKLQEIMSKKKFSMGVEKLGIDVHIGDVVGGRDYLTGMYGAKPVENIICSITAGVVSKEYELEGENDNGNS; translated from the coding sequence ATGGTAATACTGGCTACCAAAGAGCGGGAGCTCGGGACAGCACCGCTGAAAAAAGCAAATTGTTCCTTTGATGTGAATGGAAATAAGATATTTTCGGTAAAGATTGCCAGGTGTTATTGGACAGATGAAATGACATTCGGGAATATGGTATATATTCCAGATACAGAGTTTGGTGGAATTATTGGAAAGGTTCTTACCAGCACGACATTGGATTATGTAGAACTGAAAGGGTATACGTGGCGGGGAAGATTGGAGCAAAAGATCATATCTCCGCCAGCTGGAAGTGATTACAAGATTGTGTCTGGAGAATTAAATGCAGTGCTTAAGTCGCTTATTGAACCGGAATATGACGGACTTTTTATTGTGTCAGGCAAGGATACGGGAATATCGGTCAATAGTTATCAATTCGACAGATACTGTACTCTGCTAGATGGTGTCACAAAGATGCTGAAAAGTAAAGGTTGCAGGCTTGATATCCAACACAGGAGAGAACAAGGCGTTCCAGGATATGTGCTGATCAGAGCAGTTCCAATTGAAGATTATTCTGATCAAATCGAACTGTCCAAGGATTGTGGGTTGAATTACACAATGGAAGACATCCGGGATGGAGTGAATCATTTGATTGTAACCGGCAAGGGAGAATTGCAAGACAGAAATGTCTTCCACTTGTATGTCTGGCCAGATGGAACTATCAAGAAGATGCAATATTATAAAGGGCTGGACGAGATATCTCAAGTGTACGAAAATACATCAACTGAGACAGATCAACTGGAAGAACAATCAGTTAAGAAATTGCAGGAGATTATGAGCAAAAAGAAATTTAGTATGGGTGTTGAGAAACTTGGAATTGATGTGCATATTGGAGATGTAGTAGGTGGCCGTGATTATCTGACCGGTATGTACGGAGCAAAGCCAGTTGAAAATATCATTTGCAGTATTACGGCCGGAGTTGTGTCAAAAGAATATGAATTGGAAGGAGAAAATGATAATGGAAATAGTTAG